CGAGAGCTACACCATTGTTAAGTTGATCTTCCCTGACTCCATCCGCAACCTGAAGTGACTGACTTCTAGATGTATCTCCAATACCGCTGTTCAACGTCGGTTTGGTACACTTCTCGACAGCATTGTGGAGCGATTTCATCATGCCACCGGAATCTGAACCGGGAGACGACTCTTCTTCCCGTTCTGGCTGGATATTCAGGTCGATTTGGCCTTTAAAAGGTGAGGTAGATGATTTTAcctggtttggatcttcatcAGAAACCTCATTGCCTTCCTTATTTTGATTTGGGCTACTACTGTCAACAGGGTTACTACAAGGCAAGGAATCATCCTCAAGAAAAATTTCGGATGAATGTAATGGTTGAGAATGTGGTTGCTTTTGCTTTTCACGTGTAGTCTCTGCTTCCTTCTCAAATTGTTTCTTTTCACGTCGTAACATTAGAGTCCGGAATCGACGCTTTACCGTTAAGCAGACATTACATGTGCATGACTGCTTATGCTTGGGGCCCTTTCCACTGGGAGGTTGAATGCAAACAATACATGAGCAGCCCGGCCTATGACGCGGGTGTTTAGTAGTGGCCTGGGCAGACGTAGGGAGTGACTCACCCTCTCCCAAAATAGCTAAATTTGCTAGTGTGTCAAGTCCCTCCAAAGCTTCAGCATTATCAGATTCCTGCTTGGTAGCCTTCATTTTGTTGGAAGCAGCTGCAATACAAATGCATATAACAACACACTAGTTTTCAGATTAGTTGAGATTACATCATAACTACACTATGTTTACGACATTGATTCAAGTGAAGCATGCAAACAATTCAAACCTGAATTACAAGGCGGAAGCAAATTCTCAATCTCTTCTGTTGTCATCTCTTGAGCAGCCGAACATGAAGATCTAGCACCATGAattcaacaaataaaaaatatgcaaaagaTGATCTTAATGAAATGCATGCTTGTTCAATCCAGAAAGATTAAAGATAGCAGAAGTAATAGGAGAATGGATCACTATTGTACCTTTCTGGGTCCCATGAATTATCTGAACATGTCCATTTTGATTGAAGAAGTGCACTTGCTGGCAATTTACGCCATTTGAGACAATCTTCGCACTGAGCCCACTGGACCTTTTCACTGCCAAAAATGAAGTTCATTACCAGCAATTAATTTACATGGTTAGAGATTAAAACAAAATCGCCCAAACTAAATGATACAAATATCAAATAAGGCATCTGTAACAAAACAGAACATAAACATACCACATTCTCAAAAATATGGTGTGGATTTTTCTAATATGTATCAAGTATCAACATTCAGTACGTAATTATCAAGAAAAAGACATGTAAAAGATTGACCAATATATCTAATTAAGGACAAGTTATTTACCCCGTATTATCATCTGTGAAAATTGTAGGCTTTCCAAGCACCGGAGCATCCTGTAAAAGCATTGCCAGCCAAACAGCTTTCAGTCATGGTGCATAGTAGTTCCCAAATCTCTTTCAGAGGAATGAATCAGCACGATGACAACAAACAATAACATAGACACTATAATTCAAGTCCACAATTGGAAGTACAAGTCTAACGGCTTCAATATTTTAAGCCAAAGATCTATTTCGGTTCACAAACTACAATTGGACAAGGAAGATGAAGTTTGGGAATCTGAACATCTGGCACGCATATTGATCGTGCAAATTGCTACTAGAATAAATAACTAGAGTGTGtaaagaagaaaattaaaatgtCAAACAATGTGTTTGACTCTTAGTTCAATACCATTTCTGAaataaagcacaaaaaaatGGTACCTCATATTCCTCAAATTCAAAACCTTCAATCACAACAATACTTGGGACATGGCTAGGAGGGGGACGGAGCAAGCCTTGAGCTTCTTGCCACGTAATCTTCAGCTCTATCATATCCTCACTTTCAATTTTTAGACGTTTACTTTTTGAACCCAAGATGTTGAGCTTTCTCTTTCTAGGCATTGAAGATTTGCTCCCCAATGCATCTTTTGCTATGTAGCCAGATTTATCAACTTTAGACCATGAACTAGGATCAGCCAACTCAACCTATAGATGAAAAATGTAACCAAGTGtgattggaaaaaaaaaaaaataatgactgCCATCATAATAAGCTAGAATGGAGATAGTAATAGAAAACTAACTTCACCAGGTGCAGAAAATCCATTTCCATTCTTATTTGTTTCATTGTCCTGCAAACAGAAAATTATGCAAACAACAGTTAATAAATCCAAAGTTTCAAGTTACAGGAAGCATAACATACAAGATATGCAATAAATTCAGAAGTTATTGATCAAACTGATGAATTATACTATATTTATTGGAAAATGTCCACAACTAGAAGATTAGCCAAGGTAAACTCTGCTGATTTCAgacaattgaaatttttttacaaaactGAAATAGAGAATAATGCTGATTCCTAAAATGTTAGCAAATTAGTTTCATGTGTTTACTTTTCTTTACAACCATCAAGCTACAGTTATACCTAACGAAGCAAAGTCTCTAACTATATAATTCACATGAACCTATAACTGCATAGTtgagaaaataataatatgcaGGTGTTCAAGGAAAGTACCTGATCAGATGGCGTGGCATTTGAAGCCTTTCTAAATCCCATAACCAACCTCCCTTCTGGCTCCAATCGACTAAATGTTACTGAGAAAATCAATGAAGGTCAGCCACAAACACAGAAAGTCCTACATATAATGAATTATATACCAAGATGGTGGGGATAAAACAAGGGGGCAAAGAACTAAGCATGTAAAACAAAAGGATTTTTCAGGGAGTGAAGAAGTGTTACCTGTGTCACCTGCTTGCAACTGCATTGACTGTATGCAAGGAGTGACGCCCTCTAAAACATACATCCTGCTATTATTGTTTGGCCAGAAGCGAAATTGAAATATCCATTCCTTGCCTTTTGCATCAAGGATTTTAAGTGGCAATCCTTCAGGCTGAGAAATTGGTGGGAAGTAGGCCTGTTTCATTGAATTGAATGTAGTATTATAATATACATCACAGAATGTATCCTGGGCTTATATTCAATCCAAAAAAGACTTTCAAAACAACAGTTTGAAGAAAGATTCTCGAGGCCAACCTCGGCACACTTTTTTGGTAGCACTAAACGCCCAATTCTCCCAGCATCACTGGCACTCAAGGTTTTTTGAAACAAGGGAGTGATTACTGAATTAGAACTTCCACAAAGTTAAGATATTTACTTTCCTGTATGACTTTCTCATAATTGTAAACTGGAGCATTACAAAAACTGATAAACTAACACAATGATCATATTAGACTTGAAGGATACTCTATAGATATTTGTTGTAGCTCTAGATCAGTACACCTGGGCCAGTACCGTGGCAATAACTGGTTTCTTCCTCGGGCATCTGCCCGAGGCCGTCCATTACGAACCAGAGCTTCACTTGATGAGTCGAGCGCTAATTGCATAAGGCCACTGAAATGTTTTCCTGGGGGAGTTTGTATTTGTTGTGAATGACTTCCTGTCACTCCAATTTGACCATTTCTTTCATTTGCAGATGCATAAGGTATAGACATACCAAATGGTTGAGAAGATGAATCTTCCTTCAGAGATGGAGGCTGCTGGCACATATTTAAACCTGAACTTGGTTTGTCATCATTCCTTATTCCTGCAAGGTCTGTAAAAAACATAGGTTATGTAGCCATCACTGTGTTATTAAGAGACTCTTCCATCCCAAACACTTgacaatataaaagtaaaatgTTTGAAGAAAGATAGAGCATGCTTTACCATTCATAAACATCGTTTCCCGGGTACCAAGCTTCACACTCCAATTAACAGATATTCCAGACAAATcgtcatttttcttttccatggTGGAGGCAGGTAACCTTTCAATGACATACCTTTTGTCAATGCTATTAGACAATTCAACTAGGGATGGCACATCTGGATGTAAGTCAGATGAAGAAACTGAGTTGAACAAACTCGGTGCTTGTTTCCATGGAACAGGACCTGATCCAGCTAATTGACTCCAATTTTTTCCAGACATGTCTCTAATTCTTTCTGGTAAACGATTTTGAAGGGAGAAAGATTGATGCCATGGCGAGTTAGATGGCTGAGATACAGATAACAAAATATAGATTTAGAGCCACCATGTCAAAAAATGCTGAACTTGAAAAGAAGTCTGATGATGAGATATATGAACTCATCAtaccataataataataataataatactaataataataataagacaAAGAACGGAGGGGAGGAAGGAACAAATTATTGATAGTGAAACCTACCAAAACCATATGTTTGCGGGCACATGCAAGGCACTCAATTCCtccaggatccaacaacataaAGGCATGACTTGAAACAATACATCCACAATGAATCCGCTGCAAAGAAAGTTTAATCATCAGCTAAACCCAAATAATAAAATCTGGCCTTTGGGATCTATGTTCAATTATTCATATATGCAGCATAGTAACATTAGTTTATGTGACTACAACAAAGATTTCACTGACCTTCCTACAAGTCTCACAAGTCCTCCAACCAGATGCATTTGAGTGAAAGATTTCACAGAATCTCCCTTCTTCAAAAACAGAACTATGTATCATAGAAACagccaaattttaaaaactgaAAGGCATATATGTATCAAATATGATAGTAAAATCAAAACATAACATATGATAAGCTATCAGCACAACTATTCAAATATGACCAGTTAAATTCTTGATCAAGAAATTCACTATTAAGTATAACCAACATAggagtatttatttattttttctttctatcaTAAGCAATAAGCAAAAACAATCGTTAATGCAATGTCTATTTAGCTACTTAATTATCACATGACCAAATCACCTTAACCAAGTTTCTGTCATCAATCCTCAATAAGTGCTACTCAACACTGCAACTTTCTCTTGGACACATCCATCCCTAAATCTTAGTTTCCCTTGATATCTACTTCAGCATTCTCAGGTTTGATATACTTATTGCTCTTGGTCTTTCCTTTCCCACATTCCCCACCATAGATCATTGCCGGTCTTAAAGCTATCCAATAGAATTTCCCTCTGAATATGATATTCACTAGATAAGAGGAATAGTGAActctttggatcacaactttttgTATAAGATTTTTGTGGGGGAAAATATGGGGTTTGGGATAATCTAGAAATTTAAAGGGATCATGAAGTTTTAAAATAGTATATAAAACATTTGGCTCAGATAGAAGCACTAAGAAACTCACTACAATCTACTCGCACAGAAGTTGGTTGCATTTGGCATAACTATAGCCTACAGCTCAGTATTGATAGCTATGCAATCAAACAAATAGACTAAGCAAATTAGCTCAAACAAAACTTTAGTGCTTACTGCCTGAGATATTGACAAAAACAACTATGAATATATACACCACATAATTTCCGAAGCACTCAAACGGTCTCTACACTTAAAACATGATGAAATTTGAAAACTTTTACAGCATGATTTTAAGAAACAAAAGAGGTCCATAACCAGATGAAACAAAGAGAGGACCTGGAAGTTTAATCCAAAAGCATTATATTTTTGTCTCTTCTGTTCAAAAAT
This sequence is a window from Arachis stenosperma cultivar V10309 chromosome 10, arast.V10309.gnm1.PFL2, whole genome shotgun sequence. Protein-coding genes within it:
- the LOC130955708 gene encoding B3 domain-containing protein Os07g0563300-like isoform X1, whose protein sequence is MASASSASSSTSKLCFNYDCKEFKSQPPKRGWTLRSGDLAELCDRCGSVFEEGRFCEIFHSNASGWRTCETCRKRIHCGCIVSSHAFMLLDPGGIECLACARKHMVLPSNSPWHQSFSLQNRLPERIRDMSGKNWSQLAGSGPVPWKQAPSLFNSVSSSDLHPDVPSLVELSNSIDKRYVIERLPASTMEKKNDDLSGISVNWSVKLGTRETMFMNDLAGIRNDDKPSSGLNMCQQPPSLKEDSSSQPFGMSIPYASANERNGQIGVTGSHSQQIQTPPGKHFSGLMQLALDSSSEALVRNGRPRADARGRNQLLPRYWPRCTDLELQQISIDSNSVITPLFQKTLSASDAGRIGRLVLPKKCAEAYFPPISQPEGLPLKILDAKGKEWIFQFRFWPNNNSRMYVLEGVTPCIQSMQLQAGDTVTFSRLEPEGRLVMGFRKASNATPSDQDNETNKNGNGFSAPGEVELADPSSWSKVDKSGYIAKDALGSKSSMPRKRKLNILGSKSKRLKIESEDMIELKITWQEAQGLLRPPPSHVPSIVVIEGFEFEEYEDAPVLGKPTIFTDDNTGEKVQWAQCEDCLKWRKLPASALLQSKWTCSDNSWDPERSSCSAAQEMTTEEIENLLPPCNSAASNKMKATKQESDNAEALEGLDTLANLAILGEGESLPTSAQATTKHPRHRPGCSCIVCIQPPSGKGPKHKQSCTCNVCLTVKRRFRTLMLRREKKQFEKEAETTREKQKQPHSQPLHSSEIFLEDDSLPCSNPVDSSSPNQNKEGNEVSDEDPNQVKSSTSPFKGQIDLNIQPEREEESSPGSDSGGMMKSLHNAVEKCTKPTLNSGIGDTSRSQSLQVADGVREDQLNNGVALGSSSHGSKEHAQALPMNL
- the LOC130955708 gene encoding B3 domain-containing protein Os07g0563300-like isoform X2 — protein: MTETWLSSVFEEGRFCEIFHSNASGWRTCETCRKRIHCGCIVSSHAFMLLDPGGIECLACARKHMVLPSNSPWHQSFSLQNRLPERIRDMSGKNWSQLAGSGPVPWKQAPSLFNSVSSSDLHPDVPSLVELSNSIDKRYVIERLPASTMEKKNDDLSGISVNWSVKLGTRETMFMNDLAGIRNDDKPSSGLNMCQQPPSLKEDSSSQPFGMSIPYASANERNGQIGVTGSHSQQIQTPPGKHFSGLMQLALDSSSEALVRNGRPRADARGRNQLLPRYWPRCTDLELQQISIDSNSVITPLFQKTLSASDAGRIGRLVLPKKCAEAYFPPISQPEGLPLKILDAKGKEWIFQFRFWPNNNSRMYVLEGVTPCIQSMQLQAGDTVTFSRLEPEGRLVMGFRKASNATPSDQDNETNKNGNGFSAPGEVELADPSSWSKVDKSGYIAKDALGSKSSMPRKRKLNILGSKSKRLKIESEDMIELKITWQEAQGLLRPPPSHVPSIVVIEGFEFEEYEDAPVLGKPTIFTDDNTGEKVQWAQCEDCLKWRKLPASALLQSKWTCSDNSWDPERSSCSAAQEMTTEEIENLLPPCNSAASNKMKATKQESDNAEALEGLDTLANLAILGEGESLPTSAQATTKHPRHRPGCSCIVCIQPPSGKGPKHKQSCTCNVCLTVKRRFRTLMLRREKKQFEKEAETTREKQKQPHSQPLHSSEIFLEDDSLPCSNPVDSSSPNQNKEGNEVSDEDPNQVKSSTSPFKGQIDLNIQPEREEESSPGSDSGGMMKSLHNAVEKCTKPTLNSGIGDTSRSQSLQVADGVREDQLNNGVALGSSSHGSKEHAQALPMNL